The following coding sequences lie in one Aspergillus puulaauensis MK2 DNA, chromosome 3, nearly complete sequence genomic window:
- the PRX7 gene encoding short-chain dehydrogenase/reductase Prx7 (COG:Q;~EggNog:ENOG410PNZX;~InterPro:IPR036291,IPR002347,IPR020904;~PFAM:PF00106,PF13561;~go_function: GO:0016491 - oxidoreductase activity [Evidence IEA];~go_process: GO:0055114 - oxidation-reduction process [Evidence IEA]) translates to MAPKVALITGGANGMGLAVAAALSTRPEWEIHILDINSDSGTKAAEGLARTTFHYADVTKYQILSEAFQKCFQAHKKLDFVFANAGMIERFNFYDSHPFGSGEMVAPPPEPDLLSIDADLKGVILTTYLAQHYFRASPGNGVGASIVMTASCGGLYPSFYSPLYSSAKFGVVGFMRSIAQHFHAGGVRANAICPGIVRTNLVDQKGWSAFPQHRFTEMESVVQVVLQLVGEGEGEPGLTDARGTHVPTDRLFGQAVEISDTGVYFREQHSFCDDGMREVMAATVLENQVGAILNK, encoded by the exons ATGGCGCCAAAAGTTGCCTTGATCACAGGTGGAG CAAATGGAATGGGACTGGcagttgctgctgcgctgtCTACACGTCCTGAATGGgaaatccacatcctcgaTATCAACTCAGACAGCGGCACAAAAGCAGCTGAGGGTCTTGCCCGCACGACCTTCCACTACGCAGATGTCACAAAGTACCAGATCCTGAGCGAGGCGTTTCAGAAATGCTTCCAGGCGCACAAGAAACTCGATTTTGTGTTCGCCAATGCCGGCATGATCGAGCGGTTCAACTTCTACGACTCCCACCCCTTCGGTTCCGGCGAGATGGTGGCGCCGCCACCGGAACCCGATCTGCTATCAATCGATGCAGACTTAAAAGGGGTAATCCTGACGACGTATCTAGCGCAGCATTACTTCCGCGCATCGCCGGGCAATGGCGTTGGGGCCAGTATTGTGATGACCGCTAGCTGCGGCGGACTGTATCCGTCATTCTACTCCCCACTGTACTCTTCAGCCAAAT TCGGTGTGGTTGGTTTCATGCGCTCGATTGCCCAGCATTTCCATGCGGGCGGCGTCCGTGCCAACGCCATTTGCCCCGGGATCGTACGCACCAACCTGGTTGATCAGAAGGGATGGAGTGCCTTCCCCCAGCATCGATTCACCGAAATGGAGTCGGTGGTCCAAGTggtgctgcagctggtgggcgagggcgagggcgagcCCGGCTTGACAGATGCACGCGGTACCCACGTACCCACCGACAGACTCTTCGGCCAGGCCGTGGAGATCTCGGACACTGGCGTCTACTTTCGCGAGCAGCATTCCTTTTGCGACGACGGCATGCGCGAGGTGATGGCTGCGACGGTGCTGGAGAACCAGGTTGGGGCCATTTTGAACAAGTAG
- the PRX6 gene encoding SDR family oxidoreductase (COG:Q;~EggNog:ENOG410PPU3;~InterPro:IPR036291,IPR002347,IPR020904;~PFAM:PF00106,PF13561;~go_function: GO:0016491 - oxidoreductase activity [Evidence IEA];~go_process: GO:0055114 - oxidation-reduction process [Evidence IEA]) — protein sequence MGSHVEDRVAIVVGATSGIGVDIARDLATRGWKIACVGRRRDAGEALLKTLPGDNVRFFPADISNYEEYANVFREVHKLWGHIDALCANAGIVDTSSVYIYDWKNKSVDEVPPAPELNVVDINYKGVVYGTQLATHFMRHNPQPGGRIVITGSIGGVFPHKTYPVYCGTKAAVNHFVRGMAPLLKQKENIFINVVMPGMVDTPIVPPEMTAAVTPECLTPVETVLRGYQVFLQDTTGLTGQALECSVKELIYYNLPEYGNGHFTKRAVTVWEPLFHMMHGEDSQLPDAIA from the exons ATGGGCTCGCATGTAGAAGACCGTGTCGCCATTGTTGTCGGAGCCACT TCTGGCATCGGGGTTGATATTGCCCGGGATCTGGCCACACGAGGATGGAAGATTGCCTGTGTAGGTCGGCGTCgcgatgctggagaggctCTTCTGAAGACCCTCCCTGGCGACAATGTTCGGTTCTTCCCTGCCGATATCTCCAACTACGAGGAGTACGCGAATGTCTTTAGGGAAGTCCACAAGCTATGGGGCCATATCGATGCACTATGTGCCAATGCTGGCATTGTCGATACCTCGTCTGTTTACATATATGACTGGAAAAACAAGAGTGTTGACGAGGTGCCTCCGGCTCCCGAGCTGAATGTCGTTGACATCAACTATAAGGGAGTAGTATACGGCACCCAACTGGCGACGCACTTCATGAGACACAACCCTCAGCCCGGCGGTCGCATTGTCATTACAGGAAGTATCGGGGGCGTCTTCCCCCACAAGACCTATCCTGTATACTGCGGCACCAAGGCGGCCGTCAACCACTTCGTGCGCGGTATGGCCCCGCTGCTGAAGCAAAAGGAGAACATCTTTATCAATGTCGTGATGCCCGGCATGGTGGACACCCCGATCGTTCCGCCAGAGATGACAGCAGCTGTTACTCCAGAGTG cctaACCCCCGTTGAGACTGTCCTGAGGGGGTATCAGGTGTTCCTCCAAGATACCACAGGACTGACTGGCCAGGCACTGGAATGTTCCGTGAAGGAGTTGATCTACTACAACCTGCCCGAGTACGGAAACGGCCATTTCACCAAACGGGCTGTCACCGTGTGGGAACCCTTATTCCACATGATGCATGGCGAGGACTCGCAGCTGCCGGATGCCATTGCGTGA
- a CDS encoding GMC family oxidoreductase (CAZy:AA3;~COG:E;~EggNog:ENOG410PKC0;~InterPro:IPR012132,IPR036188,IPR000172,IPR007867;~PFAM:PF05199,PF00732;~go_function: GO:0016614 - oxidoreductase activity, acting on CH-OH group of donors [Evidence IEA];~go_function: GO:0050660 - flavin adenine dinucleotide binding [Evidence IEA];~go_process: GO:0055114 - oxidation-reduction process [Evidence IEA]) encodes MDTPFDFVVVGSGPAGSTVASKLANSPKAPTVLLLEAGGLNADPNLRVDGQRWLTFQNQDMNWGYKTTPQEHCNNREIDYSRGRGMGGSSAINFGVYSVGARDDYNEWARLVGDDAFRWEPVQARFKALETFHAGVPAGLDAKYAAPAADDHGSAGPLHVGFAQEWERDLPELLDVFEQAGFPLNPDHNSGNPIGMSVLINSAANGRRSTAADLLQPTPKNLTVVTNAPVQRLVLEGKKAVGVEADGKKYYAAKEVVLCAGSLEDPRILMHSGIGPAQQLDEFKIPVVLDAPAIGQGLKDHCFVPIVNTRVENSTQRREFYGDEEAMASALEQWKKDGSGPWSKFACELGIGWFKLDRLTSSAEFQALPEEQKQFLLQTTVPHYEVLTHFPIHWFIPDFAKEALNYSCLLVFLFNSQVNGEAVLQSSDPNTPLKFDPKFLSHEFDRRTAIEALRDSLRIAQYDGYTKDNVQQLAGPKSDSDEDLLEYWRENISSSWHMTGTVKMGRPGDANAVVDKDFRFMGIDNLRVADMSVVPVLSNCHVQAVAYVTGATAADKLIREYDLAGTTSLGKL; translated from the exons ATGGACACCCCGTttgacttcgtcgtcgtcggca GCGGCCCTGCTGGCAGTACCGTCGCCTCCAAGCTCGCCAATTCGCCCAAGGCACCGACAGTGCTGCTCCTCGAAGCCGGTGGACTCAATGCAGACCCCAACCTCCGAGTCGACGGCCAGCGCTGGCTCACCTTCCAGAACCAAGACATGAACTGGGGGTACAAAACAACGCCGCAGGAGCACTGCAACAACCGCGAGATCGACTACTCGCGCGGCCGCGGAATGGGAGGCTCCAGCGCCATCAACTTCGGCGTGTACAGCGTCGGCGCCCGCGACGACTACAACGAGTGGGCGCGCCTCGTCGGCGACGATGCCTTCCGCTGGGAGCCCGTGCAGGCGCGGTTCAAGGCGCTCGAGACGTTCCACGCGGGCGTCCCAGCTGGTCTGGATGCGAAGTATGCGGCGCCCGCGGCGGACGACCATGGCAGCGCTGGCCCGCTGCATGTTGGGTTTGCGCAGGAGTGGGAGCGTGATCTGcctgagctgctggatgtcTTTGAGCAGGCTGGGTTTCCTCTCAATCCGGATCATAACTCGGGCAATCCGATCGGGATGTCGGTTTTGATCAACTCGGCTGCGAATGGACGGCGCTCTACGGCGGCGgatctgctgcagcccaCGCCGAAGAATTTGACTGTTGTCACGAATGCCCCGGTGCAgcggctggtgctggagggTAAGAAGGCTGTCGGTGTTGAGGCGGATGGAAAGAAAT ACTACGCTGCAAAAGAAGTCGTCCTGTGCGCTGGATCGCTGGAGGACCCTCGGATCCTGATGCACTCTGGTATTGGACCTGCTCAGCAGCTTGATGAATTCAAAATCCCCGTTGTCCTTGACGCCCCTGCTATCGGACAGGGCTTAAAAGACCATTGCTTCGTGCCCATCGTCAACACGCGCGTCGAGAACAGCACGCAGCGTCGAGAGTTTTacggcgacgaagaagccatgGCCAGCGCTCTGGAGCAATGGAAGAAGGACGGATCAGGGCCGTGGTCCAAGTTCGCCTGCGAGCTGGGCATTGGGTGGTTCAAGCTCGACCGTCTGACTTCCTCTGCGGAATTCCAGGCGCTTCCTGAAGAGCAGAAGCAATTCCTGCTGCAGACCACAGTTCCTCACTACGAGGTCCTCACCCATTTCCCCATCCACTGGTTCATTCCGGACTTTGCGAAGGAGGCCCTGAACTACTCCTGTCTGCTTGTCTTCCTATTCAATAGTCAGGTTAACGGCGAGGCTGTACTGCAGTCGTCAGACCCTAATACGCCGCTCAAGTTCGATCCCAAGTTCCTGTCGCACGAATTCGACCGCCGCACAGCAATCGAGGCCCTGCGTGATTCGTTGCGTATTGCGCAGTATGATGGTTACACGAAGGATAACGTGCAGCAGTTGGCTGGTCCAAAGTCCGACTCGGATGAGGACTTGCTGGAATACTGGCGCGAGAATATCTCGTCGAGCTGGCATATGACAGGCACGGTCAAGATGGGCAGGCCAGGAGATGCAaacgccgtcgtcgacaaGGACTTCCGCTTTATGGGCATTGATAACCTGCGAGTGGCGGATATGAGTGTTGTTCCAGTGTTGTCGAACTGCCACGTTCAGGCTGTGGCGTATGTGACTGGAGCTACAGCTGCAGACAAGCTGATCAGGGAGTATGATTTGGCTGGGACTACAAGCCTGGGAAAGCTATAG
- a CDS encoding uncharacterized protein (COG:S;~EggNog:ENOG410PHYN;~TransMembrane:7 (o13-30i42-63o96-115i127-153o173-194i206-228o240-259i)), translating into MAYDQNAETWSEYGIGIFFLLLRLVARLNMGGIRGLRLDDAFAVLAIIFFTILTVNIHEMGILGTNIGLDAETAMAVPESQFENMILGSKLAFMNWIWYICYIWCLKGVLLCLYWKLTAGTWHRHLVVGSSVFCGIIWLACVLTHVCMCTPIHRNWQIQPYPGDHCTLRQPLYVEIAVFNVLSDICIIVIPIPILAKLQVPLPRKIVLALMFSSGFFIMICTILRAYYSLASITSLPIALGWASRECFVAAIVASLPGIKPLFRNTRILGSSNRKKSNNYYNSEGYNNFGSKASANTKTFATSRRRGSHGRHFELDDVLHTGHMDTRVSTGDSEEYILESAKNERNSPRPHPQNDLAIHVTTEYSLQSEQQRRL; encoded by the exons ATGGCGTACGACCAGAATGCTGAGACATGGAGCGAATATGGCATTggcatcttcttcctgctgctgcggcttgTGGCACGACTCAATATGGGAGGAATCCGTGGGCTGCGTCTCGATGATGCCTTTGCCGTGTTGGCCATA ATATTCTTCACGATCCTTACCGTCAATATACATGAAATGG GAATCCTTGGAACCAACATTGGTCTCGACGCAGAGACTGCAATGGCTGTCCCTGAGAGCCAGTTCGAGAACATGATCCTGGGCTCCAAGCTCGCATTCATGAATTGGATCTGGTATATCTGTTATATATGGTGCCTGAAGGGAGTCCTGCTCTGCCTTTACTGGAAACTCAC CGCAGGAACATGGCACCGACATTTGGTTGTTGGCTCTTCAGTCTTCTGTGGTATTATTTGGCTTGCATGCGTGCTGACGCACGTCTGCATGTGTACACCCATCCACCGCAACTGGCAGATCCAGCCATACCCAGGAG ATCACTGCACTCTCCGGCAGCCTCTCTATGTCGAGATTGCCGTTTTTAACGTCTT ATCCGACATTTGCATTATCGTCATCCCTATTCCCATCCTCGCAAAGCTCCAAGTCCCCCTTCCACGCAAAATCGTCCTGGCCCTCATGTTCTCCTccggcttcttcatcatgaTCTGTACCATCCTGCGAGCCTACTACTCCCTCGCCAGTATCACCAGTCTCCCGATTGCCCTCGGCTGGGCCAGCCGCGAGTGCTTCGTTGCAGCAATTGTCGCTTCACTACCAGGTATCAAGCCATTATTCCGCAACACCCGGATCTTGGGGTCGTCGAACCGCAAGAAGTCGAACAATTACTATAACAGCGAAGGATACAACAACTTCGGGTCGAAGGCGTCGGCAAACACAAAGACATTCGCCACGTCGAGACGGCGAGGCAGCCATGGACGGCACTTTGAACTCGATGATGTTCTACACACGGGACATATGGACACTCGCGTGTCGACTGGTGACAGTGAGGAATATATCCTGGAGAGCGCGAAGAATGAAAGAAACTCTCCACGGCCACATCCCCAGAATGACCTGGCGATTCATGTTACAACAGAATATTCGCTTCAGTCAGAGCAGCAAAGACGACTGTGA